In one Halosimplex halophilum genomic region, the following are encoded:
- a CDS encoding HEAT repeat domain-containing protein, producing the protein MRDPEEATDGPTDPRVHPEQSPGFDVDHAGLEDIEVSREDVTIGEATPRELSAADTSLIASETAQEKLERLATGDAVERQRAALALAEEDHDPAIVEALITAGLEDDDADVRQFAVEALAKLGGERAGPAALEMTADDDPWVRAEAVVALDRIDREAYADRIEEALDADHHAVRRNALVSVFKRRGEGALEPLLDAADDESERVREWAVHLLAGVDDDRAREVLAETADDESEPRIVRGTAARALEADPGRFRRQFTGALDRGDTTLPGEDHLNRQPDL; encoded by the coding sequence ATGCGTGACCCCGAGGAGGCCACGGACGGGCCGACGGACCCCCGGGTCCACCCCGAGCAGAGCCCCGGGTTCGACGTCGACCACGCCGGCCTCGAGGACATCGAGGTGAGCCGCGAGGATGTGACGATCGGCGAGGCGACGCCCCGGGAGCTGTCGGCGGCCGACACGTCTCTCATCGCCAGCGAGACGGCGCAGGAGAAGCTCGAACGGCTCGCGACCGGCGACGCGGTCGAGCGCCAGCGGGCGGCGCTCGCGCTCGCCGAGGAGGACCACGACCCGGCCATCGTCGAGGCGCTGATCACCGCCGGGCTGGAGGACGACGACGCCGACGTGCGCCAGTTCGCCGTCGAGGCGCTGGCGAAACTCGGCGGCGAACGCGCGGGGCCCGCCGCTCTCGAAATGACGGCGGACGACGATCCGTGGGTCCGCGCCGAGGCGGTCGTCGCGCTGGACCGCATCGACCGCGAGGCCTACGCCGACCGCATCGAGGAGGCGCTCGACGCCGACCACCACGCGGTCCGGCGCAACGCGCTGGTCTCGGTGTTCAAACGCCGCGGCGAGGGCGCGCTGGAACCGCTGCTGGACGCCGCCGACGACGAGAGCGAGCGCGTCCGCGAGTGGGCCGTCCACCTCCTGGCGGGCGTCGACGACGACCGCGCCCGCGAGGTCCTGGCCGAGACGGCCGACGACGAGTCCGAACCGCGGATCGTCCGCGGCACGGCCGCGCGGGCGCTGGAGGCCGACCCCGGCCGGTTCCGCCGGCAGTTCACCGGGGCGCTCGACCGCGGCGACACCACCCTCCCGGGCGAGGACCACCTGAATCGCCAGCCCGACCTCTGA
- a CDS encoding molecular chaperone TorD family protein — protein sequence MSDAEPADQGAADAEDAPERDHAAVDDDPPTDADRDAAARGALYALAARAMTEPDEQLHEALASGALDRECRRLLDRTALDVEPPALTTDDDRETVCARFNDLFVLGQTTVEDRTDGTIDAEGPDVSLYESGYRPEASWNDVNLDLARAYDYFGVEVDEQRRENHDHYRLELEFAGYLCRREAAVDPDAARARLDFLDRHLAVLAEGVDEALAGEPGTGYYGELAAFCRRLVAADTEDLADRLEGEGEP from the coding sequence GTGAGCGACGCCGAACCCGCCGACCAGGGGGCCGCGGACGCGGAGGACGCCCCCGAGCGCGACCACGCGGCGGTCGACGACGACCCCCCGACCGACGCCGACCGCGACGCGGCGGCGCGGGGCGCGCTGTACGCGCTGGCCGCCCGCGCGATGACGGAACCGGACGAACAGTTGCACGAGGCGCTCGCGTCCGGCGCGCTCGACCGGGAGTGTCGGCGGCTGCTCGACCGGACGGCCCTCGACGTCGAGCCCCCCGCCCTCACCACCGACGACGACCGCGAGACGGTCTGCGCCCGGTTCAACGACCTGTTCGTGCTCGGCCAGACCACCGTCGAGGACCGCACCGACGGCACCATCGACGCCGAGGGGCCGGACGTGTCGCTGTACGAGTCGGGCTACCGCCCGGAGGCGTCGTGGAACGACGTGAACCTCGACCTCGCTCGCGCGTACGACTACTTCGGCGTCGAGGTCGACGAGCAGCGGCGGGAGAACCACGACCACTACCGGCTGGAGCTGGAGTTCGCCGGCTACCTCTGTCGGCGCGAGGCGGCGGTCGACCCGGACGCCGCCCGCGCGCGGCTGGACTTCCTCGACCGCCACCTCGCCGTGCTCGCGGAGGGGGTCGACGAGGCGCTCGCCGGCGAACCCGGGACGGGCTACTACGGCGAACTCGCCGCCTTCTGCCGGCGGCTGGTCGCCGCCGACACCGAAGACCTGGCCGACCGGCTGGAGGGGGAGGGCGAGCCGTGA
- a CDS encoding ethylbenzene dehydrogenase-related protein — MTEGCERTAPDRSWVGVAALVVLAVVGAAVLPTLSSARPANEVPVGDVGANATDPTAESWTAVPSVELALASAPSGLPEASNVSVREAQVRTATNGSHVFVRVSWPDATADRNASGLREFADAVAVQLPENESARPPIAMGGTSNRVNVWYWSGTGTTEELLAGGAGTTTSFERSAVDAQAVHEDGEWHVAFTREAEMAGNRTDLSGEQDVDVAVAVWNGSYDERAGRKSVSEWKYLAMGPGPQGPPYETILWTVAGLAILFATVVTIEGVRRTRGEAA; from the coding sequence ATGACTGAGGGGTGCGAGCGGACCGCGCCGGACCGCTCCTGGGTCGGCGTCGCCGCGCTGGTCGTCCTCGCGGTCGTCGGCGCGGCCGTGTTGCCGACGCTGTCGAGCGCGCGGCCGGCCAACGAGGTACCGGTCGGCGACGTGGGCGCGAACGCGACGGACCCGACCGCCGAGTCGTGGACGGCCGTGCCGAGCGTGGAGCTCGCGCTGGCGAGCGCGCCGAGCGGGCTGCCCGAGGCGAGCAACGTCTCCGTCCGGGAGGCGCAGGTCCGGACGGCGACCAACGGCTCGCACGTGTTCGTCCGGGTCTCCTGGCCGGACGCGACGGCCGACCGCAACGCCTCGGGGCTCCGCGAGTTCGCCGACGCCGTCGCCGTCCAGCTCCCCGAGAACGAGAGCGCCCGCCCGCCCATCGCCATGGGCGGGACGAGCAACCGCGTGAACGTCTGGTACTGGAGCGGGACCGGGACCACGGAGGAACTGCTCGCGGGCGGCGCCGGCACGACCACGTCGTTCGAGCGGTCCGCCGTCGACGCCCAGGCCGTCCACGAGGACGGCGAGTGGCACGTCGCGTTCACCCGCGAGGCCGAGATGGCGGGCAACCGGACCGACCTGTCCGGCGAGCAGGACGTGGACGTGGCGGTCGCGGTCTGGAACGGCTCCTACGACGAGCGGGCCGGCCGCAAGTCCGTCAGCGAGTGGAAGTACCTCGCCATGGGGCCGGGCCCGCAGGGGCCGCCCTACGAGACCATCCTGTGGACGGTCGCCGGGCTGGCGATCCTGTTCGCGACCGTCGTGACCATCGAGGGCGTCCGCCGAACGCGGGGTGAGGCCGCGTGA
- the narH gene encoding nitrate reductase subunit beta has product MSTDDAQSEDTHIDIADGVDHQVAMVMDLNKCIGCQTCTVACKTLWTEGGGRDYMYWNNVETKPGDGYPKDWEDSGGGWQSDEHSEREPGEIPAKERYGGDWEFNHSEIMYDGSDEPLRPQNVDPEWGPNWDEDEGAGEYPNSYYFYLPRICNHCTHPSCVEACPRQALYKREEDGIVLVDQERCRGYRYCVEGCPYKKVYYNAAKKKSEKCIFCYPRIEGEGPDDEVHATACAEECPPQLRLVGYLDDEDGPIYKLVEEYEVALPLHPEFETVPNVYYIPPYAPPQHSEDGESIQGVDRIPREYLEELFGDRVNQALDTIERHRDRTRRGEDSELMEILQDKNPAQQYRLEVFDDD; this is encoded by the coding sequence GTGAGCACCGACGACGCCCAGAGCGAGGACACGCACATCGACATCGCGGACGGGGTCGACCACCAGGTCGCGATGGTGATGGACCTCAACAAGTGCATCGGCTGCCAGACCTGCACGGTCGCGTGCAAGACCCTCTGGACCGAGGGCGGCGGCCGGGACTACATGTACTGGAACAACGTCGAGACCAAGCCCGGCGACGGTTACCCCAAAGACTGGGAGGACTCCGGCGGTGGCTGGCAGTCCGACGAGCACAGCGAGCGCGAGCCCGGAGAGATCCCCGCCAAGGAGCGCTACGGCGGCGACTGGGAGTTCAACCACTCGGAGATCATGTACGACGGCAGCGACGAGCCGCTGCGCCCGCAGAACGTCGACCCCGAGTGGGGCCCCAACTGGGACGAGGACGAGGGGGCCGGCGAGTACCCCAACAGCTACTACTTCTACCTCCCGCGGATCTGCAACCACTGCACCCACCCCTCCTGCGTGGAGGCCTGCCCGCGGCAGGCGCTGTACAAGCGCGAGGAGGACGGCATCGTCCTCGTCGACCAGGAGCGGTGTCGGGGCTACCGCTACTGCGTCGAGGGCTGTCCCTACAAGAAGGTGTACTACAACGCGGCGAAGAAGAAATCGGAGAAGTGCATCTTCTGCTACCCGCGCATCGAGGGCGAGGGGCCGGACGACGAGGTCCACGCGACCGCCTGCGCGGAGGAGTGCCCGCCCCAGCTGCGGCTGGTGGGCTACCTCGACGACGAGGACGGCCCCATCTACAAGCTCGTCGAGGAGTACGAGGTGGCGCTGCCGCTCCACCCGGAGTTCGAGACCGTGCCGAACGTCTACTACATCCCGCCCTACGCCCCGCCACAGCACTCCGAGGACGGCGAGAGCATCCAGGGCGTCGACCGCATCCCGCGGGAGTACCTCGAAGAGCTGTTCGGCGACCGGGTGAACCAGGCCCTCGATACGATCGAGCGCCACCGCGACCGGACGCGCCGCGGCGAGGACAGCGAACTCATGGAGATACTCCAGGACAAGAACCCCGCACAGCAGTACCGGCTGGAGGTGTTCGACGATGACTGA
- a CDS encoding nitrate reductase subunit alpha — protein MTDQDTTEAEPTGTEREPTDSDAAATDGGADVDVSRRDFLKGVGAAGVAGAGASQTGLAQDFLQMTRLQVVNDPIGDYPYREWEDLYREEWDWDSKHRSTHSVNCTGSCSWEVYVKNGQVWREEQAGDYPNFDESLPDPNPRGCQKGACYTDYVNADQRIKYPMRRTGERGEGKWQRISWDEALTEIAEHVVDEVEAGRYDAISGFTPIPAMSPVSFASGSRLVNLLGGVSHSFYDWYSDLPPGQPITWGTQTDNAESADWYNADYIIAWGSNINVTRIPDAKFFLDAGYNGTKRVGIFTDYSQTAIHTDEWLSPQGGTDTALALGMAQTIVEEGLHDEQHLKEQTDMPLLVREDTGKFLRASEVPGVGEDADRPEKTFVMVDSDGNLRMAPGSLGDRDGQNDPESSIELDFDPQLSVERSVDLAEGADADSVAVRSVWDNLRDEFAEYTPEFVTEETTVGEETYQRIAREFAEADRAKIIHGKGVNDWYHNDLGNRAIQLLVTLTGNLGEQGTGLDHYVGQEKIWTFKGWQTLSFPTGSVRGVPTTLWTYFHAGILDNTDEDTAEKIRESIDKGWMPVYPEEREDGSRPDPSTMFVWRGNYFNQAKGNVAVEEELWPKLDLVVDINFRMDSTALYSDIVLPAASHYEKYDLNMTDMHSYVHPFTPAVEPLGEAKTDWQIFRDLAEKIQEVATERGVEPIDDRQFDREIDLQSIYDDYVRDWQTGEEGALAEDRAACEYILEHSEESNPEGTDEQITLDDTIDQPQRFLEAGSHWTSDIEDGEAYTPWKNYVQDKEPWPTFTGRQQYYVDHDWFLELGEELPTHKEGPANTGGSYPLSYNTPHSRWSIHSTWRDNETMLNLQRGEPTVFLNPQDAAERGIEDGDTVEVFNDLGSVEVQAKIYPSSEPGTVRHFFSWEKFQYPDRDNFNTLVPMYMKPTQLVQYPEDTGEHLYFFPNYWGPTGVNSDVRVDVRPVDQGEGDGSSESDSEGEQADLRLADGGSQPGDPAADAGGDGS, from the coding sequence ATGACCGACCAAGACACGACCGAGGCGGAGCCGACTGGCACCGAGCGCGAACCGACCGACAGCGACGCGGCCGCGACCGACGGGGGCGCCGACGTGGACGTCTCCCGCCGGGACTTCCTGAAGGGCGTCGGCGCGGCGGGCGTCGCCGGCGCGGGGGCCTCCCAGACCGGCCTCGCCCAGGACTTCCTCCAGATGACCCGGCTGCAGGTCGTCAACGACCCCATCGGCGACTACCCCTACCGGGAGTGGGAGGACCTGTACCGCGAGGAGTGGGACTGGGACTCCAAACACCGCTCGACCCACTCGGTCAACTGCACCGGGTCCTGTTCGTGGGAGGTGTACGTCAAGAACGGCCAGGTCTGGCGCGAGGAGCAGGCCGGGGACTACCCGAACTTCGACGAGAGCCTGCCCGACCCCAACCCGCGGGGCTGCCAGAAGGGCGCCTGCTACACCGACTACGTCAACGCCGACCAGCGCATCAAGTACCCGATGCGCCGCACCGGCGAGCGCGGCGAGGGCAAGTGGCAGCGCATCTCCTGGGACGAGGCGCTGACCGAGATCGCCGAACACGTCGTCGACGAGGTCGAGGCCGGCCGCTACGACGCCATCTCGGGGTTCACGCCGATCCCGGCGATGAGCCCCGTCTCGTTCGCCTCCGGCTCTCGGCTGGTCAACCTGCTCGGCGGCGTCTCCCACAGCTTCTACGACTGGTACTCGGACCTGCCGCCGGGCCAGCCGATCACCTGGGGCACCCAGACGGACAACGCCGAGAGCGCCGACTGGTACAACGCCGACTACATCATCGCCTGGGGGTCGAACATCAACGTCACCCGCATCCCCGACGCGAAGTTCTTCCTCGACGCCGGCTACAACGGGACCAAGCGCGTCGGTATCTTCACCGACTACTCCCAGACCGCCATCCACACCGACGAGTGGCTCTCGCCGCAGGGCGGCACCGACACCGCGCTCGCGCTCGGGATGGCACAGACCATCGTCGAGGAGGGCCTCCACGACGAACAACACCTCAAGGAACAGACCGACATGCCGCTGCTCGTCCGCGAGGACACCGGGAAGTTCCTGCGGGCGAGCGAGGTGCCGGGGGTCGGCGAGGACGCCGACCGCCCGGAGAAGACGTTCGTGATGGTCGATTCCGACGGGAATCTGCGGATGGCGCCCGGGTCGCTCGGCGACCGCGACGGCCAGAACGACCCCGAGTCGAGCATCGAACTCGACTTCGACCCCCAGCTGTCGGTCGAGCGGTCGGTCGACCTGGCCGAGGGCGCCGACGCCGACAGCGTCGCCGTGCGCTCCGTGTGGGACAATCTCCGCGACGAGTTCGCGGAGTACACGCCGGAGTTCGTGACCGAGGAGACGACCGTCGGCGAGGAGACCTACCAGCGCATCGCCCGCGAGTTCGCCGAGGCCGACAGGGCGAAGATCATCCACGGCAAGGGCGTCAACGACTGGTACCACAACGACCTGGGCAACCGCGCGATCCAGCTGCTCGTCACCCTGACCGGCAACCTCGGCGAGCAGGGCACCGGCCTCGACCACTACGTCGGCCAGGAGAAGATCTGGACGTTCAAGGGCTGGCAGACCCTCTCCTTCCCGACCGGGTCGGTCCGGGGCGTCCCGACGACGCTGTGGACCTACTTCCACGCGGGCATCCTCGACAACACCGACGAGGACACCGCCGAGAAGATCCGCGAGTCCATCGACAAGGGGTGGATGCCGGTCTACCCCGAGGAACGGGAGGACGGCTCGCGACCCGACCCCTCGACCATGTTCGTCTGGCGGGGCAACTACTTCAACCAGGCCAAGGGTAACGTCGCCGTCGAGGAGGAGCTGTGGCCGAAGCTCGACCTGGTGGTGGACATCAACTTCCGGATGGATTCGACGGCGCTGTACTCGGACATCGTCCTCCCCGCCGCGAGCCACTACGAGAAGTACGACCTGAACATGACGGACATGCACAGCTACGTCCACCCGTTCACGCCCGCGGTCGAGCCGCTGGGCGAGGCGAAGACCGACTGGCAGATCTTCCGCGACCTCGCCGAGAAGATCCAGGAGGTCGCCACCGAACGGGGCGTCGAACCCATCGACGACCGTCAGTTCGACCGCGAGATCGACCTGCAGTCGATCTACGACGACTACGTGCGCGACTGGCAGACCGGCGAGGAGGGGGCCCTGGCGGAGGACCGGGCGGCCTGCGAGTACATCCTCGAACACTCCGAGGAGTCGAATCCCGAGGGAACCGACGAGCAGATCACGCTCGACGACACCATCGACCAGCCCCAGCGGTTCCTCGAGGCGGGGAGCCACTGGACCTCGGACATCGAGGACGGCGAGGCGTACACCCCCTGGAAGAACTACGTCCAGGACAAGGAGCCCTGGCCGACCTTCACCGGCCGCCAGCAGTACTACGTCGACCACGACTGGTTCCTCGAACTCGGCGAGGAGCTCCCCACCCACAAGGAGGGACCGGCCAACACCGGCGGGAGCTACCCGCTGTCGTACAACACGCCCCACAGCCGGTGGTCGATCCACTCGACGTGGCGCGACAACGAGACGATGCTCAACCTCCAGCGGGGCGAACCCACCGTGTTCCTCAACCCCCAGGACGCCGCCGAGCGGGGCATCGAGGACGGCGACACGGTGGAGGTGTTCAACGACCTCGGCAGCGTCGAGGTGCAGGCGAAGATCTACCCGTCCAGCGAGCCCGGGACGGTCCGGCACTTCTTCTCCTGGGAGAAGTTCCAGTACCCGGACCGGGACAACTTCAACACGCTCGTCCCGATGTACATGAAGCCGACCCAGCTCGTCCAGTACCCCGAAGACACCGGCGAACACCTCTATTTCTTCCCCAACTACTGGGGGCCGACGGGCGTCAACTCCGACGTGCGCGTCGACGTGCGGCCGGTCGACCAGGGCGAGGGCGACGGGTCGTCCGAGAGCGACAGTGAAGGAGAACAGGCGGACCTGCGGCTGGCGGACGGCGGATCTCAACCGGGAGACCCGGCCGCCGACGCGGGAGGTGACGGCTCGTGA
- a CDS encoding cytochrome b produces MSRLDPLYRAYGWADARLDLDEDQSLLGKAFPAEDSFLLGEVALFCFLILVLTGSFLGFFFEPSTSDVEYEGSVAQYQGEEMPEAFVSVLNITYDVPFGMLIRRMHHWAAHLFVASMALHMLRVFFTGAYRNPREPNWLVGTGLAGMSMFAAYTGYALPFDEFASTAVGIGYNVALSVPLVGDLLGKLVFGGEFPSSATIPRFYFLHVFVIPLVIAGLIAVHMVILVRQKHTEAGRDGDVNAVDGADRERVDRDDDSVVVGLPAFPNQAAVSAVVFFLTLAALSLLAGFLPVHNIAEYGPNDPASTPALIMPDWFLMWGYGFLKLVPSWMSFDVLGVHVSSEFVGGLLLPGLVFGAVALWPFVDYHDDPVHFTADPIERPWQTAVGIAGVTFIMVASIAGMDVIVADVLGTSTAAIKPLLIGALVGVPIVSGLITYATLGGFGDDPSGGGGDPEPDAEIADGGEARPDGGDAPDDGDAGEGER; encoded by the coding sequence ATGAGCCGTCTCGACCCCCTCTACCGCGCGTACGGCTGGGCCGACGCCCGCCTCGACCTGGACGAGGACCAGTCGCTGCTGGGGAAGGCCTTCCCCGCCGAGGACTCCTTCCTGCTCGGCGAGGTCGCGCTGTTTTGCTTCCTGATCCTCGTGTTGACCGGCAGCTTCCTCGGGTTCTTCTTCGAGCCGTCGACCTCCGATGTCGAGTACGAGGGCAGCGTCGCCCAGTACCAGGGCGAGGAGATGCCCGAGGCGTTCGTGAGCGTCCTCAACATCACCTACGACGTGCCGTTCGGGATGCTCATCCGCCGGATGCACCACTGGGCGGCCCACCTGTTCGTCGCCTCGATGGCCCTGCACATGCTCAGGGTGTTCTTCACCGGGGCCTACCGCAACCCGCGCGAGCCCAACTGGCTCGTCGGCACCGGGCTGGCCGGGATGTCGATGTTCGCGGCCTACACCGGCTACGCCCTCCCGTTCGACGAGTTCGCCAGCACCGCCGTCGGCATCGGCTACAACGTCGCGCTGTCGGTGCCGCTGGTCGGCGACCTGCTCGGCAAGCTCGTCTTCGGCGGGGAGTTCCCCTCCAGCGCCACGATACCCCGGTTCTACTTCCTGCACGTGTTCGTGATACCGCTGGTCATCGCGGGGCTGATCGCCGTCCACATGGTGATCCTCGTGCGGCAGAAACACACCGAGGCGGGCCGGGACGGCGACGTGAACGCCGTCGACGGCGCCGACCGCGAGCGCGTTGACCGCGACGACGACAGCGTCGTCGTGGGCCTGCCGGCGTTCCCCAACCAGGCCGCGGTCAGCGCCGTCGTCTTCTTCCTGACCTTGGCGGCGCTGTCGCTGCTGGCCGGCTTCCTGCCGGTCCACAACATCGCCGAGTACGGCCCGAACGACCCGGCGTCGACCCCGGCGCTCATCATGCCCGACTGGTTCCTGATGTGGGGCTACGGGTTCCTGAAGCTCGTCCCCTCGTGGATGAGTTTCGACGTGCTCGGCGTCCACGTCAGCTCGGAGTTCGTCGGCGGTCTCCTGCTGCCGGGGCTGGTGTTCGGAGCCGTCGCCCTCTGGCCGTTCGTCGACTACCACGACGACCCGGTCCACTTCACCGCGGACCCGATCGAGCGACCGTGGCAGACGGCCGTCGGGATCGCCGGCGTCACGTTCATCATGGTCGCCTCCATCGCCGGCATGGACGTGATCGTCGCCGACGTGCTCGGGACCTCCACGGCCGCCATCAAGCCGCTGCTGATCGGCGCGCTCGTCGGCGTCCCGATCGTCTCCGGGCTGATCACCTACGCGACGCTCGGCGGGTTCGGCGACGATCCCTCCGGCGGCGGCGGGGATCCCGAACCGGACGCCGAGATCGCCGACGGCGGGGAGGCCCGGCCCGACGGCGGCGACGCGCCCGACGACGGTGACGCCGGGGAGGGCGAACGATGA
- a CDS encoding QcrA and Rieske domain-containing protein, whose product MTDETRPDLDDVDLTRSYPGADAAGGEREECSSCGGGTDAEPSIYQEFWGDARAEMERRDYAKALATVGGLTALGSLAAPLASLTRVFERSYTGPVYSDGVPLVDADGQRIQEGRLSEGEQLTVFPEPRPGIDRAPTLLVRFAEDAYGGGTRMEATVGGYAAYSKVCTHAGCMVANRDGQTLVCPCHSGRFDPLSGAAVTGGPPGRALPQLPITLSSEGYLVATGDFEGAVGPGGGE is encoded by the coding sequence ATGACCGACGAGACCCGACCGGATCTGGACGACGTTGACCTGACGCGGAGCTACCCGGGGGCCGACGCGGCCGGCGGCGAGCGCGAGGAGTGCAGTTCCTGCGGCGGCGGGACGGACGCCGAGCCGAGCATCTACCAGGAGTTCTGGGGCGACGCCCGCGCGGAGATGGAACGGCGCGACTACGCGAAGGCGCTGGCGACGGTCGGCGGGCTGACCGCGCTTGGCAGTCTGGCCGCGCCGCTGGCCAGCCTGACCCGCGTCTTCGAGCGGAGCTACACCGGCCCCGTCTACTCCGACGGCGTGCCGCTGGTCGACGCCGACGGCCAGCGCATCCAGGAAGGACGCCTGAGCGAGGGCGAGCAGCTGACGGTGTTCCCGGAGCCGCGCCCGGGCATCGACCGCGCGCCGACGCTGCTGGTCCGGTTCGCCGAGGACGCCTACGGCGGCGGGACCCGCATGGAGGCGACGGTCGGCGGCTACGCCGCCTACTCGAAGGTCTGCACGCACGCGGGCTGTATGGTGGCCAACCGCGACGGGCAGACGCTGGTCTGTCCCTGCCACTCCGGGCGGTTCGACCCGCTGTCGGGCGCGGCCGTCACGGGCGGCCCGCCGGGCCGGGCGCTCCCGCAGTTGCCCATCACGCTGTCGAGCGAGGGGTACCTGGTCGCGACCGGTGACTTCGAGGGAGCGGTCGGCCCCGGAGGTGGGGAATGA
- a CDS encoding helix-turn-helix domain-containing protein: protein MGVESTGGIQVRLAVEAAGSCPVAAATGGDTIARSARWSSAGDGEGTVEEFDLVGDADEADLPEDASVVFETDRSERVRFTREGEDCICEAVEALGTPVTDVSASRGTLRLSFHATDVETVRAAVDELDEAYGSVRIDRLARTGDGEDDDMVLVDRGRLTDRQQEVLETAMEMGYFERPRSANATEVADRLDISPSTFAEHLASAQSKVLDSLLEGSA from the coding sequence ATGGGAGTCGAATCGACAGGCGGCATCCAGGTGAGACTCGCCGTGGAGGCCGCGGGCTCGTGTCCCGTGGCGGCGGCGACCGGCGGCGACACCATCGCCCGCTCGGCGCGGTGGAGTTCGGCCGGCGACGGCGAGGGGACGGTCGAGGAGTTCGACCTCGTGGGCGACGCCGACGAGGCCGACCTCCCCGAGGACGCCTCGGTGGTCTTCGAGACCGACCGCTCGGAGCGGGTGCGGTTCACTCGCGAGGGCGAGGACTGTATCTGCGAGGCCGTCGAGGCGCTCGGGACGCCGGTGACGGACGTGAGCGCCTCGCGGGGGACCCTGCGGCTGAGTTTCCACGCGACGGACGTGGAGACGGTCAGGGCGGCGGTCGACGAACTCGACGAGGCCTACGGCTCGGTCCGGATCGACCGGCTGGCCCGGACGGGCGACGGCGAGGACGACGACATGGTCCTCGTCGACCGCGGGCGGCTCACCGACCGCCAGCAGGAGGTGCTCGAGACGGCCATGGAGATGGGCTACTTCGAGCGGCCCCGGTCGGCCAACGCCACCGAGGTCGCCGACCGACTCGACATCTCCCCGTCGACGTTCGCCGAACACCTCGCGTCGGCCCAGTCGAAGGTGCTCGACTCGCTGCTGGAGGGGTCGGCGTGA